From the genome of Mycobacterium dioxanotrophicus, one region includes:
- a CDS encoding N-acetylmuramoyl-L-alanine amidase gives MLSRRTAPPLLFTALAATVVILPWAVDGVPGSNRTDPVDAAPILTQQPLDNLSGGDSVREVHQDTPFSMVALTAQDLSGTSAKVRAQKADGSWGPWYEAENLDGVGNEGGSGPRGTEPVFVGRTTTVQIAVSHAATPRPPGPRQPGLGYRPASVEQPLPQTVTAVLIAPPKAPVDTGPLPTAATPPGVPPNVITRAQWGADESMRCGNPVYDRSVRAAVVHHTAGSNDYAPEDSAGIVRSIYEYHARTLGWCDIAYNALVDKYGQVFEGRAGGINRAVEGSHTGGFNRDTWGVAMIGDFNDVPPTEIQLNTVGRLLGWRLGLDHVDPKGTVVLTSAGGSFTHFPLGATPTLPTIFTHRDVGNTECPGNAAYAEMDRLRDIAARFNQPPGPADLAEQMRGGAIYARWESLGASGGLLGNPTSPETAAEGSARYATFERGAIYWSPESGAQPVTGAIYEAWGSLGFERGILGLPTSGEIPEPLWIGQNFQHGTLNFDREKGTVTRVVDGVPQELPPPPADQQPVQLERFTPIT, from the coding sequence GTGCTGTCCCGCCGTACCGCGCCGCCACTACTCTTCACTGCGCTCGCGGCAACGGTCGTCATCCTGCCCTGGGCGGTCGACGGCGTGCCCGGTAGCAATCGCACCGATCCAGTCGACGCTGCACCGATACTCACTCAGCAACCGCTGGACAATCTGAGCGGCGGCGACAGCGTCCGGGAGGTCCACCAAGACACCCCGTTCTCGATGGTCGCGCTCACCGCACAGGACCTCAGCGGCACCTCGGCCAAGGTCCGGGCGCAGAAAGCCGACGGCTCCTGGGGACCCTGGTACGAGGCGGAGAACCTCGACGGGGTGGGCAACGAGGGCGGCTCCGGGCCGCGCGGCACCGAACCGGTGTTCGTCGGGCGCACCACCACCGTGCAGATCGCCGTCAGCCACGCCGCGACACCCAGACCCCCCGGACCCCGGCAGCCCGGCCTCGGCTACCGGCCCGCGTCCGTCGAACAGCCCCTCCCCCAGACGGTCACCGCGGTCCTCATCGCCCCGCCCAAGGCCCCGGTGGACACCGGACCGCTGCCCACCGCCGCCACTCCGCCCGGCGTGCCGCCCAACGTCATCACGCGCGCCCAGTGGGGCGCCGACGAGTCGATGCGATGCGGAAACCCGGTGTACGACAGGAGTGTTCGCGCCGCCGTCGTGCACCACACGGCCGGCAGCAACGACTACGCACCGGAAGACTCAGCCGGGATCGTCCGGTCGATCTACGAGTACCACGCCCGCACGCTCGGCTGGTGCGACATCGCCTACAACGCGCTGGTCGACAAGTACGGCCAGGTCTTCGAGGGCCGGGCAGGCGGCATCAACCGGGCCGTCGAGGGCTCGCACACCGGTGGGTTCAACCGCGACACCTGGGGTGTGGCGATGATCGGCGACTTCAACGATGTGCCACCCACCGAGATTCAGCTGAACACGGTAGGACGGCTGCTGGGCTGGCGGCTCGGCCTCGACCACGTCGACCCCAAGGGCACCGTGGTGCTCACCTCCGCCGGCGGCTCGTTCACCCACTTCCCGCTCGGTGCCACCCCCACCCTGCCGACGATCTTCACCCACCGCGACGTCGGCAACACCGAGTGCCCCGGCAATGCCGCCTACGCCGAGATGGACCGCCTCCGCGACATCGCCGCCCGGTTCAACCAGCCGCCGGGCCCGGCGGACCTGGCCGAACAGATGCGAGGCGGGGCCATCTACGCCCGCTGGGAATCCCTCGGAGCCTCCGGCGGGCTGCTCGGCAACCCGACTTCGCCGGAGACCGCGGCGGAAGGGTCCGCGCGTTACGCCACCTTCGAGCGCGGCGCGATCTACTGGTCACCGGAGAGCGGGGCCCAGCCCGTCACCGGAGCCATCTACGAAGCCTGGGGCTCGCTCGGCTTCGAACGCGGCATCCTCGGACTGCCGACCAGCGGCGAGATCCCCGAACCGCTGTGGATCGGGCAGAACTTCCAGCACGGCACGCTGAACTTCGACCGCGAGAAGGGCACCGTGACCCGCGTGGTCGACGGGGTTCCGCAGGAACTCCCGCCGCCGCCGGCCGACCAGCAGCCAGTTCAGCTGGAGCGGTTCACCCCGATCACCTAG
- a CDS encoding lysophospholipid acyltransferase family protein has product MEPVFRSLEIAAELAVRATGTRITFRGVENLPATGGAVVAINHTSYVDFLPAALAAKERGRRMRFMIKAEMQQVKPVNFLIRHTRTIPVHREAGAGAYALAVQSLRHGELVGVYPEATISRSFELKGFKTGAVRMALEADVPIVPLIVWGVHRIWTKDHPRTLGRKKFPVTVELGPPIAPAGTVEQLDARLRTSMTDLLDRVQREYPAPPGEYWVPRRLGGSAPTPEEAKRLDEAELAERARKRAGKSTGKHI; this is encoded by the coding sequence ATGGAACCCGTTTTCCGAAGTTTGGAAATCGCAGCCGAGTTGGCGGTTCGGGCTACCGGAACCAGGATCACCTTCCGCGGCGTGGAGAATCTGCCGGCGACGGGCGGCGCCGTCGTCGCGATCAACCACACCAGCTATGTGGACTTTCTGCCCGCCGCCCTGGCCGCGAAGGAACGCGGCCGCCGGATGCGCTTCATGATCAAGGCCGAGATGCAGCAGGTGAAGCCGGTCAATTTCCTGATCAGGCACACCAGGACGATTCCCGTGCATCGCGAGGCCGGGGCCGGGGCCTATGCCCTCGCGGTGCAATCGTTGCGCCACGGCGAACTGGTCGGCGTATACCCGGAAGCCACCATCAGCCGCAGCTTCGAACTCAAGGGCTTCAAGACCGGGGCGGTGCGCATGGCCTTGGAGGCTGACGTGCCGATCGTCCCGCTGATCGTCTGGGGCGTACACCGGATTTGGACCAAGGACCATCCGAGGACGTTGGGGCGCAAGAAGTTTCCCGTGACCGTCGAGCTGGGCCCGCCCATCGCGCCGGCCGGCACGGTCGAGCAACTGGATGCGCGGCTGCGCACCTCGATGACGGATCTGCTGGACCGGGTGCAGCGCGAGTACCCGGCGCCCCCGGGAGAGTACTGGGTGCCGCGCCGACTGGGCGGGTCGGCGCCGACACCGGAGGAGGCCAAGCGCCTCGATGAGGCCGAGTTGGCCGAGCGCGCGCGTAAGCGCGCGGGCAAATCGACAGGAAAACATATTTGA
- a CDS encoding decaprenyl-phosphate phosphoribosyltransferase — MSEEAQPTSGPPKNVVTGAIKAMRPRQWVKNLLVLAAPMAALGGGVHYNYADLAYNVSIAFVVFCLASSSIYLINDARDVEADRAHPTKRFRPIAAGVVPEWLAYLLAVVLAAASLGISWSLTPNLALVMAIYVAIQLAYCFGLKHQAVLDICIVSSGFLIRAIAGGVATGIPLSQWFLLVMAFGSLFMASGKRYAELQLAERTGAKIRKSLESYTTTYLRFVWTLAATAVVVCYGLWAFERDRVVGSSWFAISMIPFTIAILRYAVDVDGGIAGEPEEIALRDRVLQLLAVAWIGTIGAAIAFS; from the coding sequence ATGAGTGAGGAAGCCCAGCCGACTTCCGGTCCGCCCAAGAACGTGGTGACCGGTGCCATCAAGGCGATGCGCCCCCGCCAGTGGGTCAAGAACCTGCTGGTGCTGGCCGCGCCGATGGCGGCGCTGGGCGGCGGCGTGCACTACAACTACGCCGACCTGGCCTACAACGTCTCGATCGCGTTCGTGGTGTTCTGCCTGGCGTCGTCGTCGATCTACCTGATCAACGACGCCCGCGACGTCGAGGCGGACCGGGCGCACCCGACCAAGCGGTTCCGGCCGATCGCGGCAGGCGTCGTGCCCGAGTGGCTGGCCTATCTGCTGGCGGTGGTGCTCGCCGCGGCGTCGCTGGGCATCTCCTGGTCGCTCACCCCGAACCTGGCCCTGGTGATGGCGATCTACGTGGCCATCCAGCTGGCCTACTGCTTCGGTCTGAAACATCAAGCGGTGCTGGACATCTGCATCGTGTCGTCCGGATTCCTGATCCGGGCCATCGCCGGTGGTGTGGCCACCGGCATCCCGCTGTCACAGTGGTTCCTGCTCGTCATGGCGTTCGGTTCCCTGTTCATGGCATCGGGCAAGCGGTACGCCGAACTGCAGCTGGCCGAGCGCACCGGCGCCAAGATCCGCAAGTCGCTGGAGAGCTACACCACCACGTACCTGCGCTTCGTCTGGACGCTGGCGGCCACCGCGGTGGTGGTCTGCTACGGACTGTGGGCCTTCGAGCGTGACCGGGTGGTCGGCTCGTCGTGGTTCGCCATATCGATGATCCCGTTCACCATCGCCATCCTGCGCTATGCGGTCGACGTCGATGGCGGCATCGCCGGCGAGCCCGAGGAGATCGCACTGCGGGACCGGGTTCTGCAGCTGCTGGCTGTGGCATGGATCGGGACCATCGGTGCTGCCATCGCTTTCAGCTGA
- the glf gene encoding UDP-galactopyranose mutase: MTSLSPRVGAVQPTGHFDLFVVGSGFFGLTIAERVATQLDKRVLVIERRPHIGGNAYSEPEPQTGIEVHKYGAHLFHTSNQRVWDYVRNFTDFTGYQHRVFALHNGQAYQFPMGLGLVSQFFGRYFTPDEARALIAEQAAEIDTKDAQNLEEKAISLIGRPLYEAFVKHYTAKQWQTDPKELPAANITRLPVRYTFDNRYFNDTYEGLPVDGYTAWLEKMAADDRIQVVLDTDWFDVRESLRAQNPDAPVVYTGPLDRYFDYSEGRLGWRTLDFEVDVLDTGDFQGTAVMNYNDADVPYTRIHEFRHFHPERVYPADKTVIMREYSRFAENDDEPYYPINTEADRALLATYRSLAKAETASAKVLFGGRLGTYQYLDMHMAIASALSMYDNTLAPHLADGAPLVTEPEKESSKA; this comes from the coding sequence ATGACGTCCTTATCTCCCCGGGTCGGCGCGGTCCAGCCCACAGGTCATTTCGACCTCTTTGTCGTTGGTTCCGGTTTCTTCGGCCTGACGATCGCCGAGCGCGTGGCGACGCAACTCGACAAGCGCGTACTTGTCATCGAGCGACGTCCGCACATCGGCGGTAACGCCTACTCCGAACCCGAACCGCAGACCGGTATCGAAGTCCACAAGTACGGTGCCCATCTGTTCCACACCTCCAATCAACGGGTATGGGACTACGTCCGGAACTTCACCGACTTCACCGGCTATCAGCACCGGGTGTTCGCCCTGCACAACGGGCAGGCCTACCAGTTCCCGATGGGCCTGGGCCTGGTGTCCCAGTTCTTCGGCCGCTACTTCACGCCGGACGAGGCCAGGGCGCTGATCGCCGAACAGGCCGCCGAGATCGACACCAAGGACGCCCAGAACCTCGAGGAAAAGGCCATCTCGCTGATCGGCCGCCCGCTCTACGAGGCGTTCGTCAAGCACTACACCGCCAAGCAGTGGCAGACCGATCCGAAGGAACTGCCCGCGGCCAACATCACCCGGCTGCCGGTGCGCTACACGTTCGACAACCGGTACTTCAACGACACCTACGAGGGGCTGCCGGTCGACGGCTACACCGCGTGGCTGGAGAAGATGGCCGCCGACGACCGTATCCAGGTGGTGCTCGACACCGACTGGTTCGACGTGCGCGAGAGCCTGCGGGCGCAGAACCCGGACGCGCCGGTGGTCTACACCGGGCCGCTGGACCGCTACTTCGACTATTCCGAAGGCCGGTTGGGTTGGCGCACACTCGATTTCGAGGTCGATGTGCTGGACACCGGAGACTTCCAGGGCACCGCCGTCATGAACTACAACGACGCCGACGTGCCATACACCCGCATCCATGAGTTCCGGCACTTCCACCCCGAGCGGGTGTACCCGGCCGACAAGACCGTGATCATGCGCGAGTACTCCCGGTTCGCCGAGAACGACGACGAGCCGTACTACCCGATCAACACCGAAGCCGACCGTGCCCTGCTGGCCACCTACCGGTCCCTGGCCAAGGCCGAAACAGCCTCGGCCAAGGTGCTTTTCGGTGGCCGCCTGGGCACCTACCAATACCTGGACATGCACATGGCCATCGCCAGCGCACTGAGCATGTACGACAACACGCTGGCGCCGCATCTGGCCGACGGTGCGCCGCTCGTCACCGAACCCGAAAAGGAAAGCAGCAAAGCATGA
- a CDS encoding Cof-type HAD-IIB family hydrolase has translation MAIDPRPRLIATDVDGTLLDEDEKVTPRTRAAVQAAVASGAVFVLATGRPPRWITPVVEGLGLAPLAVCANGAVIYDPQTDRIVSANTLLPDALGELAEIANRVIPGAGLAVERVGTSAHDAATPQFVSSPGYEHAWLNPDNTEVSVEDLLSQPAVKLLVRKAGARSSDMAAALVEHVGLLGDITYSTNNGLIEVVPVGISKATGVEQLAGPLGLSAVDVVAFGDMPNDVPMLSWAGRGVAMGNAHPEALAAADEVTVTNADDGVARVLERWWGDR, from the coding sequence ATGGCGATCGATCCGAGACCGCGGCTGATCGCCACGGACGTTGACGGAACGCTGCTCGACGAAGACGAGAAGGTGACCCCCCGCACGCGCGCAGCCGTGCAGGCCGCCGTCGCGTCTGGCGCGGTGTTCGTACTGGCGACGGGCCGGCCGCCGCGTTGGATCACGCCCGTGGTCGAGGGGCTGGGGCTGGCGCCGCTCGCGGTGTGCGCCAACGGCGCGGTGATCTACGACCCGCAGACCGACCGGATCGTCTCGGCGAACACGCTGCTGCCCGATGCCCTCGGTGAACTCGCCGAGATCGCGAACCGGGTGATCCCCGGCGCGGGTCTGGCGGTCGAGCGCGTGGGCACCTCGGCGCACGATGCGGCCACCCCGCAGTTCGTCAGCTCGCCGGGTTACGAGCACGCGTGGCTCAACCCCGACAACACCGAGGTGTCCGTCGAGGACCTGTTGTCCCAGCCCGCCGTGAAACTGCTGGTCCGCAAGGCGGGTGCACGCAGCTCCGACATGGCAGCCGCGCTCGTCGAGCACGTCGGCCTGCTCGGCGACATCACCTACTCGACCAACAACGGTCTGATCGAGGTGGTGCCGGTGGGCATCAGCAAGGCCACCGGGGTGGAGCAGCTCGCAGGCCCGCTCGGGCTCAGCGCCGTCGACGTCGTCGCGTTCGGCGACATGCCCAACGACGTGCCGATGCTGAGCTGGGCCGGGCGCGGCGTGGCCATGGGCAATGCCCACCCCGAGGCCTTGGCGGCTGCCGACGAGGTGACCGTGACCAACGCCGACGACGGCGTGGCGCGGGTGCTGGAACGCTGGTGGGGCGATCGTTAG
- the zomB gene encoding flagellar motor control protein ZomB, translated as MLPSLSADPVNARRWPGVTDLRRRAGGLGERFENWPAFPYHPSVRISLWVGVVVIAGLFGWGAWQRRWIADDGLIVLRTVRNLLAGNGPVFNAGERVEANTSTAWTYLVTLGAWIGGPLRLEYVVLALALVLSVLGVALVMLGTGRLYAPSLRGRRALLLPAGALVYIAIPPARDFATSGLESGLVLAYLGLLWWMMVCWSQALRAHPDQQRGQQNITGSVFEASLAFVAGLSVLMRPELALLGGGLLVMMLVAARGWRRRTLILVAGGLLPVGYQIFRMGYYGLLVPGTAVAKDASGSKWAQGFIYLTNFNHPYLLWVPAVLLVLLGMVLLATRTRPWWVRRQVPRGYGWLPRTIQSPPAIVIFMVASGFLQAVYWVRQGGDFMHGRVLLAPVFCMLAPVAVIPVVLPDGTKFTRETGYLLAAATSVLWAAVVGWSVWAANSPGLGADATRVTYSGIVDERRFYSQATGHAHPLTAADYLDYPRMRAVLTAINNTPDGALLLPSGNYDVWDVVPALPPPAGLTPSERRALTTPHTVFFTNLGMVSMNTGLNVRVIDQIGLANPMAMHTRRLTDGRIGHDKNLFPDWAVAEGPFLKEHPYVPPYLDEDWITEAGVALTCPDTDAMLNSVRAEMGPRRFLSNLTHAYEFTKYRIDRVPLYEINRCGLQPPPTKVPPYTGMPATGP; from the coding sequence GTGCTGCCATCGCTTTCAGCTGACCCCGTCAACGCCCGCCGGTGGCCCGGCGTGACCGACCTGCGCAGGCGGGCCGGCGGCCTGGGCGAGCGGTTCGAGAACTGGCCTGCCTTCCCGTACCACCCGTCGGTGCGCATCAGCCTGTGGGTCGGCGTCGTGGTGATCGCCGGGCTGTTCGGCTGGGGCGCCTGGCAACGCCGGTGGATCGCCGACGACGGCCTGATCGTGCTGCGCACGGTGCGAAACCTGTTGGCGGGCAACGGCCCGGTCTTCAATGCCGGGGAGCGCGTGGAGGCCAACACCTCGACGGCGTGGACCTACCTGGTGACCCTCGGCGCCTGGATCGGCGGCCCGCTGCGGCTGGAGTACGTCGTGCTGGCGCTGGCCCTGGTGCTGAGCGTGCTCGGCGTGGCGCTGGTCATGCTGGGTACCGGCCGCCTCTATGCGCCCAGCCTGCGGGGCCGTCGCGCGCTGCTGCTGCCGGCAGGCGCGCTGGTCTACATCGCGATCCCACCGGCCCGCGACTTCGCCACCTCGGGGCTCGAAAGTGGTTTGGTGCTGGCCTATCTCGGGTTGCTGTGGTGGATGATGGTGTGCTGGTCGCAGGCGCTGCGGGCCCATCCCGATCAGCAGCGGGGACAACAAAACATCACCGGCTCGGTGTTCGAGGCGTCGCTGGCCTTCGTCGCGGGGCTGAGCGTGCTGATGCGCCCGGAGCTGGCTCTGCTCGGCGGCGGTCTGCTGGTCATGATGCTGGTGGCCGCCCGCGGTTGGCGCCGCCGGACGTTGATCCTCGTCGCGGGTGGATTGCTGCCGGTGGGTTACCAGATCTTCCGGATGGGCTACTACGGCCTGCTGGTGCCCGGCACCGCGGTGGCCAAGGACGCCTCGGGGTCCAAATGGGCCCAGGGCTTCATCTACCTGACCAACTTCAACCACCCCTACCTGCTGTGGGTGCCTGCGGTGCTGCTGGTGCTGCTCGGAATGGTGTTGTTGGCCACCAGGACTCGGCCGTGGTGGGTCCGGCGGCAGGTGCCGCGGGGCTATGGCTGGCTGCCGCGCACCATCCAAAGTCCGCCTGCCATCGTCATTTTCATGGTGGCCAGCGGCTTCCTGCAGGCGGTGTACTGGGTGCGCCAAGGCGGTGACTTCATGCACGGCCGGGTGCTGCTGGCTCCGGTGTTCTGCATGCTGGCCCCGGTCGCGGTGATCCCGGTGGTGCTGCCCGACGGCACCAAGTTCACCCGGGAGACCGGTTATCTGCTGGCCGCCGCCACCAGCGTGCTGTGGGCTGCGGTGGTCGGCTGGTCGGTCTGGGCGGCCAACTCGCCGGGGCTCGGCGCCGATGCCACGCGGGTCACCTATTCCGGCATCGTCGACGAGCGGCGGTTCTACTCGCAGGCCACCGGTCACGCGCATCCGCTGACCGCTGCCGACTATCTGGACTACCCCCGCATGCGGGCGGTCCTCACGGCCATCAACAACACTCCCGACGGTGCCCTGCTGCTGCCGTCCGGCAACTACGACGTGTGGGACGTGGTGCCCGCGCTCCCGCCGCCGGCGGGCCTCACACCGTCGGAGCGTAGGGCGCTGACAACGCCGCACACAGTGTTTTTCACCAATCTCGGCATGGTCAGCATGAACACCGGGCTCAACGTACGGGTCATCGATCAGATCGGGCTGGCAAACCCCATGGCGATGCACACCCGACGCCTGACCGACGGCCGCATCGGCCACGACAAGAACCTGTTCCCGGACTGGGCGGTGGCCGAGGGACCGTTCCTCAAGGAACACCCGTATGTCCCGCCGTATCTGGACGAGGACTGGATCACCGAAGCCGGGGTGGCGCTGACGTGTCCGGACACCGACGCCATGCTGAATTCTGTGCGTGCCGAGATGGGTCCGCGACGGTTCCTGTCGAACCTCACGCACGCCTACGAATTCACCAAATACCGGATCGACCGCGTGCCGTTGTACGAGATCAACCGGTGTGGGCTGCAACCGCCGCCGACCAAGGTGCCGCCGTACACGGGCATGCCCGCAACCGGTCCGTAG
- a CDS encoding phosphatase PAP2 family protein codes for MADAPRGEDAVLVAVQSALAGRTGVLAGARALSHFGEHSLGWVGLAAAGALVQPSKRRSWLAVGAGAFLAHAAAVVIKRVVRRERPHHPDIAVNVGTPSRLSFPSAHATSTTAAAVLLAQTTGLPLPVVLVPPMALSRLVLGVHYPTDVLTGVAVGALVGKAVGTAVNRDSGVEGD; via the coding sequence ATGGCCGACGCCCCGCGCGGCGAGGACGCCGTGCTGGTAGCCGTTCAGTCGGCACTGGCAGGCCGCACCGGCGTACTCGCCGGGGCGCGTGCGCTGTCCCACTTCGGGGAGCACAGCCTGGGCTGGGTCGGCCTGGCCGCGGCGGGTGCGCTGGTGCAGCCGTCCAAGCGCCGGTCCTGGCTTGCGGTGGGCGCCGGTGCCTTCCTGGCACACGCCGCCGCGGTGGTGATCAAGCGGGTGGTACGCCGCGAGCGTCCACACCACCCCGACATCGCGGTGAACGTGGGGACCCCGAGCCGGCTGAGTTTCCCGTCCGCGCACGCCACCTCGACCACCGCGGCCGCGGTGCTGCTGGCCCAGACCACCGGTCTGCCGCTGCCCGTGGTCCTGGTGCCGCCGATGGCGCTGTCGCGCCTGGTGCTCGGCGTGCACTACCCGACCGATGTGCTCACCGGCGTGGCCGTCGGTGCCCTGGTGGGAAAGGCGGTCGGGACAGCGGTGAACCGGGATTCTGGGGTCGAAGGAGACTGA
- a CDS encoding glycosyltransferase, with amino-acid sequence MSDIPSGALDAGESRAVSLLARVILPRPGEPLDVRKLYLDEDPTNARRAHAPSRTTLEIGPESGISFATYFNAFPASYWRRWSTLKSVVLRVELTGSARVDVYRSKATGARITVGGAPVSSGDSDEPASVEFEIDLTPFEDGGWIWFDITTDSKVTMHSAGWYAPTAAPGRANVAVGIPTFNRPADCVNALAALTSDPLVDEVICAVIVSDQGTSKAKDHPGFTQAAAALGNRLSIHNQPNLGGSGGYSRVMYEALKNTDCEQILFMDDDIRIEPDSILRALAMNRFAKEPTLVGGQMLNLQEPSHLHIMGEMVDRANFMWSAAPNAEYDHDFAKYALDDVDAYRSKLLHRRIDVDFNGWWMCMIPRQVAEEVGQPVPLFIKWDDVEYGLRAAEHGYRTVTLPGAAIWHMAWSDKDDAIDWQAYFHLRNRLVVAALHWDGDVRGLLASHLKATFKHLLCLEYSTVAIQNQAMEDFLGGPEHIFSVLESALPDIRALRSQYPDAVVLPGATALPPASDLKRKKVRIPVSKAAIAIRLARGVANQLREADPETHVRPQINVATQDARWFSLCMVDGVTVTTADGRGVVYRQRDRAKMFALLRASLRQQLRLARQFDRMRKVYRDALPTLSSTQKWETVLLAESGEKA; translated from the coding sequence ATGAGTGACATCCCATCCGGCGCACTCGACGCCGGAGAATCCCGGGCCGTCAGTCTGCTGGCCCGCGTGATCCTGCCGCGACCGGGCGAGCCGCTCGACGTCCGCAAGCTCTACCTCGACGAGGATCCGACCAACGCGCGTCGCGCACACGCGCCCAGCCGCACGACGCTGGAAATCGGCCCGGAATCCGGGATATCGTTCGCGACCTACTTCAACGCGTTTCCGGCCAGCTACTGGCGACGCTGGTCGACGCTGAAATCTGTGGTGCTCCGCGTCGAGCTGACCGGGAGCGCCCGCGTCGACGTGTACCGCTCCAAGGCCACCGGTGCGCGCATCACCGTCGGAGGCGCACCCGTCTCCAGCGGCGACTCCGATGAGCCCGCGAGCGTCGAGTTCGAGATCGACCTGACCCCGTTCGAAGACGGCGGCTGGATCTGGTTCGACATCACCACCGACTCCAAGGTGACCATGCACAGCGCGGGCTGGTACGCGCCGACCGCCGCCCCCGGCCGGGCCAACGTCGCCGTCGGCATCCCGACCTTCAACCGGCCCGCAGACTGCGTCAACGCGCTGGCCGCACTCACCTCCGACCCGCTCGTCGACGAGGTGATCTGCGCGGTCATCGTGTCCGATCAGGGCACCAGCAAGGCCAAGGACCATCCCGGATTCACGCAGGCCGCTGCGGCACTGGGCAACCGGCTCTCGATTCACAACCAGCCGAACCTCGGCGGTTCCGGTGGATACAGCCGCGTGATGTACGAGGCGCTGAAGAACACCGACTGTGAGCAGATCCTGTTCATGGACGACGACATTCGTATCGAGCCGGACTCGATCCTGCGGGCCCTTGCGATGAACCGGTTCGCCAAGGAGCCGACGCTGGTCGGCGGCCAGATGCTCAACCTGCAGGAGCCGTCGCACCTGCACATCATGGGTGAGATGGTCGACCGCGCGAACTTCATGTGGTCGGCCGCGCCCAACGCCGAATACGACCACGATTTCGCCAAGTACGCCCTCGACGACGTCGATGCCTACCGCAGCAAGCTGCTGCACCGCCGCATCGACGTCGACTTCAACGGCTGGTGGATGTGCATGATCCCGCGCCAGGTCGCCGAAGAGGTCGGCCAGCCGGTACCGCTGTTCATCAAGTGGGATGACGTCGAATACGGGCTGCGCGCCGCGGAACACGGCTATCGCACGGTCACCCTGCCGGGCGCGGCGATCTGGCACATGGCCTGGAGCGACAAGGACGACGCGATCGACTGGCAGGCCTACTTCCACCTGCGCAACCGCTTGGTGGTGGCCGCGCTGCACTGGGACGGCGACGTCCGCGGCCTGCTGGCCAGCCACCTCAAGGCCACGTTCAAACACCTTCTCTGCCTTGAATATTCGACGGTGGCGATCCAGAACCAGGCGATGGAGGACTTCCTCGGCGGGCCGGAGCACATCTTCTCCGTGCTGGAATCGGCGCTGCCGGACATCCGGGCCCTGCGCTCGCAGTACCCGGACGCCGTGGTGCTCCCGGGTGCCACCGCGTTGCCGCCGGCGTCGGACCTGAAGCGCAAGAAGGTCCGCATCCCGGTCTCCAAGGCCGCCATCGCGATCCGGCTGGCCCGCGGCGTCGCCAACCAGCTGCGCGAGGCCGATCCCGAAACCCACGTCCGGCCGCAGATCAACGTGGCGACCCAGGACGCCCGGTGGTTCTCGCTGTGCATGGTCGACGGTGTCACCGTCACCACCGCCGACGGCCGCGGTGTCGTCTACCGTCAGCGCGACCGCGCGAAAATGTTTGCGCTGCTGCGTGCTTCGCTGCGCCAGCAGCTGCGGTTGGCCCGTCAGTTCGACCGCATGCGCAAGGTGTACCGCGATGCGTTGCCGACCCTGTCGAGCACCCAGAAGTGGGAGACCGTGCTGCTCGCCGAATCCGGCGAGAAGGCCTGA